The DNA sequence GTAGTGTGATGGCGATTCAAACGGTGAGGCGTTTAAGGGTGTTAGAAATGGCCCTAGATGGTGAACTTTCCATGAACTtttcctcatggaaaaacagCTCCTCAGTTGTGTTTGAAAGGCAGACTCTCTAAGGCTTGCACCCAGGGCCAGCCATGTGTTTTGCTTCAATTATTTGGTTTCCAGATCAAAGAACGAGATGTTATTGTTGCTATAAATTCTATGACAGTTCTATGGTCTGTGTCTTTAAGCAAATTAGAAAATGACCTAGATAAGTAATTACTGTTTAATGCATTTCATTAATCATAACTTTAACCATGTATATTTATCATCACAGAAAACTTCAGTGACAtttgtttttcatgaaaatattgtGAATATGCATAAGGACTTCAGAAAAACTTCTAAGAAGTGAAGTGtgatttgaatctttttttaatttgaatcttTATGGGAAAAGTAATGTTTAGGTTATTCATCAGTTTATATCCCCTAAAGAACTGAAGTAATCATCATAATTTTTAATCCTTTTACTTCAGGGGTTTTTCATGCATGAATAATTCTAGTTTGTGTTTTCAAAGCTGCTTTCGGAAAGAAGAAACATGGAAAGTGGTGCAGTTCTGCTAGAATCCAAATCCTCACCGTTTAACCTTCTGCATGAAATGCACCAACTGCGTCTTCTTGGTCACCTGTGTGACGTGACTGTCAGTGTGGAGTACCAGGGAGTCCGTGAAGAATTCATGGCCCATAAGGCAGTCCTGGCAGCCACTAGCAAGTTTTTCAAGGAGATGTTCCTTAATGAGGAGACTGTGGATGGTACGAGGACTAACGTCTACTTGAATGAAGTGCAAGTTGTTGACTTTGCTTCATTTCTCGAGTTTGTGTATACCGCAAAGGTCCAGGTGGAAGAAGACCGGGTGCAGCGAATGCTGGAAATGGCTGAAAAACTAAAATGTTTGGACTTATCGGAAACGTGTTTTCAGTTAAAGAAACAGATGTTGGAGTCAGTACTTTTGGAGTTGCAGaatttctctgagtctcaggaGGCAGAAGGGAGCAGTAGCTCCCAAGTCACCATTGCTCCTATTGCCAGAGCAGGTGCTGTGGACAGGCCTCTCGCCAATGGCCTTGCAGACTCCTCAGATCCCCTGATGGGGAGAATCAGCAATGGCATATTGCCAGATACGCCCCCCAGGAAGTCCAAGGAGAAACCAGACAAGAAAAAAGATGTAGTCAAGCCACCCTACCCTAAAATCAGAAGAGCTAGTGGAAGGCTGGCTGGAAGAAAGGTATTTGTGGAGATCCCTAAGAAGAAATACACAAGAAGACTCCGAGAACAGCAGAAAAGTGCCGAGGATGATGTGGTGGACCACTGGGGTCCCCAGGAGCCCAGCCTGGAGCCTGCAGGCACAGAGATGGAGCCAATCACAAAAAGTGAGGATGGCAGCACTAGGACAGAGCTGGAGGAGGTTCTGCAGAAAGCAGTGCCTGGGGaggatgaggaggcagaggagaggaagagCAACTTCAAGTGCACTGTCTGTGAGAAAGCCTTTCTGTATGAGAAGAGCTTCCTAAAGCACATCAGGCACCACCACGGGGTGGTCACTGAGGTGGTTCACCGCTGCGACACCTGTGGCCAGACCTTCGCCAACCGCTGCAACCTTAAGAGCCACCAGCGCCACGTGCATAGCAGCGAGCGCCACTTCCCATGTGAACTGTGTGGGAAGAAGTTCAAGAGGAAAAAGGATGTGAAGCGGCACGTGGTGCAGGTCCACGAAGGGGGCAGCGAGCGGCACCAATGCCAGCAGTGCGGCAAGGGCCTGAGCTCCAAGACAGCGTTGCGCCTGCACGAGCGCACACACACGGGTCACCGGCCCTACAGCTGCACTGAGTGCCAGGCCCGCTTCTCACAGCCCTCAGCTCTGAAGACCCACATGAGGTGCGTTTCCCTCCTGAAATGCCAGGGAGAACTGCTGCTCTAGGGCCTGGACCCACGCGGTGgcctctctctgtgcttcactggTTACTGTGTCCCCCTAGCAGGCAGGAGGCTACTGCAAGCCATCCTTGAATTGTTTCTGGGTCCTGCTACTGTGATGCTGCTCTTCTGCTCTGGGAGTCCTGTGATGGTCCTGCAGCCTCAGGCCAAGGAGGATGCCTATACCATGCCCAGTGCCTGGGCAGAGGGCTGGGCAACCAGGCCCTAGGCTGTCCCCTCCCAGAACAGCCCCTGGTGCTTCCATTTTGCACCATCCTTAAGTTGAGGCTCCTTAACTGCATCTACCTTTTCCTGATTCTT is a window from the Manis javanica isolate MJ-LG chromosome 5, MJ_LKY, whole genome shotgun sequence genome containing:
- the GZF1 gene encoding GDNF-inducible zinc finger protein 1 isoform X4; translation: MSMMIEENLKLLSERRNMESGAVLLESKSSPFNLLHEMHQLRLLGHLCDVTVSVEYQGVREEFMAHKAVLAATSKFFKEMFLNEETVDGTRTNVYLNEVQVVDFASFLEFVYTAKVQVEEDRVQRMLEMAEKLKCLDLSETCFQLKKQMLESVLLELQNFSESQEAEGSSSSQVTIAPIARAGAVDRPLANGLADSSDPLMGRISNGILPDTPPRKSKEKPDKKKDVVKPPYPKIRRASGRLAGRKVFVEIPKKKYTRRLREQQKSAEDDVVDHWGPQEPSLEPAGTEMEPITKSEDGSTRTELEEVLQKAVPGEDEEAEERKSNFKCTVCEKAFLYEKSFLKHIRHHHGVVTEVVHRCDTCGQTFANRCNLKSHQRHVHSSERHFPCELCGKKFKRKKDVKRHVVQVHEGGSERHQCQQCGKGLSSKTALRLHERTHTGHRPYSCTECQARFSQPSALKTHMRIHTGEKPFVCDECGARFTQNHMLIYHKRCHTGERPFMCETCGKSFASKEYLKHHNRIHTGSKPFKCEICFRTFAQRNSLYQHIKVHTGERPYCCDQCGKQFTQLNALQRHHRIHTGEKPFMCNACGRTFTDKSTLRRHTSIHDKNTPWKSFLVIVDGSPKNDEGHKTEQPDEEYASSKLSDKLLSFAESGHFHSLATVQGRIPAMHENSSADTVRKSDASVVSQDTLLATAISELSELTPQADSMSPQLQSLTNTE
- the GZF1 gene encoding GDNF-inducible zinc finger protein 1 isoform X1; translated protein: MGSDPTVRVDSGSIEAACKSARLRGPAGGGLGVGAGEYTLGPSAICSLHGAGAASAAAHFQGPPQPPQRVSSGRLLLSERRNMESGAVLLESKSSPFNLLHEMHQLRLLGHLCDVTVSVEYQGVREEFMAHKAVLAATSKFFKEMFLNEETVDGTRTNVYLNEVQVVDFASFLEFVYTAKVQVEEDRVQRMLEMAEKLKCLDLSETCFQLKKQMLESVLLELQNFSESQEAEGSSSSQVTIAPIARAGAVDRPLANGLADSSDPLMGRISNGILPDTPPRKSKEKPDKKKDVVKPPYPKIRRASGRLAGRKVFVEIPKKKYTRRLREQQKSAEDDVVDHWGPQEPSLEPAGTEMEPITKSEDGSTRTELEEVLQKAVPGEDEEAEERKSNFKCTVCEKAFLYEKSFLKHIRHHHGVVTEVVHRCDTCGQTFANRCNLKSHQRHVHSSERHFPCELCGKKFKRKKDVKRHVVQVHEGGSERHQCQQCGKGLSSKTALRLHERTHTGHRPYSCTECQARFSQPSALKTHMRIHTGEKPFVCDECGARFTQNHMLIYHKRCHTGERPFMCETCGKSFASKEYLKHHNRIHTGSKPFKCEICFRTFAQRNSLYQHIKVHTGERPYCCDQCGKQFTQLNALQRHHRIHTGEKPFMCNACGRTFTDKSTLRRHTSIHDKNTPWKSFLVIVDGSPKNDEGHKTEQPDEEYASSKLSDKLLSFAESGHFHSLATVQGRIPAMHENSSADTVRKSDASVVSQDTLLATAISELSELTPQADSMSPQLQSLTNTE
- the GZF1 gene encoding GDNF-inducible zinc finger protein 1 isoform X2; protein product: MGSDPTVRVDSGSIEAACKSARLRGPAGGGLGVGAGEYTLGPSAICSLHGAGAASAAAHFQGPPQPPQRVSSGRLLLSERRNMESGAVLLESKSSPFNLLHEMHQLRLLGHLCDVTVSVEYQGVREEFMAHKAVLAATSKFFKEMFLNEETVDGTRTNVYLNEVQVVDFASFLEFVYTAKVQVEEDRVQRMLEMAEKLKCLDLSETCFQLKKQMLESVLLELQNFSESQEAEGSSSSQVTIAPIARAGAVDRPLANGLADSSDPLMGRISNGILPDTPPRKSKEKPDKKKDVVKPPYPKIRRASGRLAGRKVFVEIPKKKYTRRLREQQKSAEDDVVDHWGPQEPSLEPAGTEMEPITKSEDGSTRTELEEVLQKAVPGEDEEAEERKSNFKCTVCEKAFLYEKSFLKHIRHHHGVVTEVVHRCDTCGQTFANRCNLKSHQRHVHSSERHFPCELCGKKFKRKKDVKRHVVQVHEGGSERHQCQQCGKGLSSKTALRLHERTHTGHRPYSCTECQARFSQPSALKTHMRIHTGEKPFVCDECGARFTQNHMLIYHKRCHTGERPFMCETCGKSFASKEYLKHHNRIHTGSKPFKCEICFRTFAQRNSLYQHIKVHTGERPYCCDQCGKQFTQLNALQRHHRIHTGEKPFMCNACGRTFTDKSTLRRHTSMAHPRMMKGTRLNSLMKNMHHLNFQINCCLLQKVAIFTAWPQSKAEYLPCTRTVLQTQSVSQMPLWCPRTHCWPLLSAS
- the GZF1 gene encoding GDNF-inducible zinc finger protein 1 isoform X3, producing the protein MGSDPTVRVDSGSIEAACKSARLRGPAGGGLGVGAGEYTLGPSAICSLHGAGAASAAAHFQGPPQPPQRVSSGRLLLSERRNMESGAVLLESKSSPFNLLHEMHQLRLLGHLCDVTVSVEYQGVREEFMAHKAVLAATSKFFKEMFLNEETVDGTRTNVYLNEVQVVDFASFLEFVYTAKVQVEEDRVQRMLEMAEKLKCLDLSETCFQLKKQMLESVLLELQNFSESQEAEGSSSSQVTIAPIARAGAVDRPLANGLADSSDPLMGRISNGILPDTPPRKSKEKPDKKKDVVKPPYPKIRRASGRLAGRKVFVEIPKKKYTRRLREQQKSAEDDVVDHWGPQEPSLEPAGTEMEPITKSEDGSTRTELEEVLQKAVPGEDEEAEERKSNFKCTVCEKAFLYEKSFLKHIRHHHGVVTEVVHRCDTCGQTFANRCNLKSHQRHVHSSERHFPCELCGKKFKRKKDVKRHVVQVHEGGSERHQCQQCGKGLSSKTALRLHERTHTGHRPYSCTECQARFSQPSALKTHMRIHTGEKPFVCDECGARFTQNHMLIYHKRCHTGERPYCCDQCGKQFTQLNALQRHHRIHTGEKPFMCNACGRTFTDKSTLRRHTSIHDKNTPWKSFLVIVDGSPKNDEGHKTEQPDEEYASSKLSDKLLSFAESGHFHSLATVQGRIPAMHENSSADTVRKSDASVVSQDTLLATAISELSELTPQADSMSPQLQSLTNTE
- the GZF1 gene encoding GDNF-inducible zinc finger protein 1 isoform X7 yields the protein MGSDPTVRVDSGSIEAACKSARLRGPAGGGLGVGAGEYTLGPSAICSLHGAGAASAAAHFQGPPQPPQRVSSGRLLLSERRNMESGAVLLESKSSPFNLLHEMHQLRLLGHLCDVTVSVEYQGVREEFMAHKAVLAATSKFFKEMFLNEETVDGTRTNVYLNEVQVVDFASFLEFVYTAKVQVEEDRVQRMLEMAEKLKCLDLSETCFQLKKQMLESVLLELQNFSESQEAEGSSSSQVTIAPIARAGAVDRPLANGLADSSDPLMGRISNGILPDTPPRKSKEKPDKKKDVVKPPYPKIRRASGRLAGRKVFVEIPKKKYTRRLREQQKSAEDDVVDHWGPQEPSLEPAGTEMEPITKSEDGSTRTELEEVLQKAVPGEDEEAEERKSNFKCTVCEKAFLYEKSFLKHIRHHHGVVTEVVHRCDTCGQTFANRCNLKSHQRHVHSSERHFPCELCGKKFKRKKDVKRHVVQVHEGGSERHQCQQCGKGLSSKTALRLHERTHTGHRPYSCTECQARFSQPSALKTHMRIHTGEKPFVCDECGARFTQNHMLIYHKRCHTGLLPSGIHFISILKSIQGSVPTVVTSVVSSSPSSTRSSATIGSTQERSHSCATRADERSRTNPLCGGTPQWLTQE
- the GZF1 gene encoding GDNF-inducible zinc finger protein 1 isoform X6 — translated: MGSDPTVRVDSGSIEAACKSARLRGPAGGGLGVGAGEYTLGPSAICSLHGAGAASAAAHFQGPPQPPQRVSSGRLLLSERRNMESGAVLLESKSSPFNLLHEMHQLRLLGHLCDVTVSVEYQGVREEFMAHKAVLAATSKFFKEMFLNEETVDGTRTNVYLNEVQVVDFASFLEFVYTAKVQVEEDRVQRMLEMAEKLKCLDLSETCFQLKKQMLESVLLELQNFSESQEAEGSSSSQVTIAPIARAGAVDRPLANGLADSSDPLMGRISNGILPDTPPRKSKEKPDKKKDVVKPPYPKIRRASGRLAGRKVFVEIPKKKYTRRLREQQKSAEDDVVDHWGPQEPSLEPAGTEMEPITKSEDGSTRTELEEVLQKAVPGEDEEAEERKSNFKCTVCEKAFLYEKSFLKHIRHHHGVVTEVVHRCDTCGQTFANRCNLKSHQRHVHSSERHFPCELCGKKFKRKKDVKRHVVQVHEGGSERHQCQQCGKGLSSKTALRLHERTHTGHRPYSCTECQARFSQPSALKTHMRIHTGEKPFVCDECGARFTQNHMLIYHKRCHTGLLPSGIHFISILKSIQGSVPTVVTSVVSSSPSSTRSSATIGSTQERSHSCATRADERSRTNPLCGGTPQYMIRILHGSLSLLL
- the GZF1 gene encoding GDNF-inducible zinc finger protein 1 isoform X5, yielding MESGAVLLESKSSPFNLLHEMHQLRLLGHLCDVTVSVEYQGVREEFMAHKAVLAATSKFFKEMFLNEETVDGTRTNVYLNEVQVVDFASFLEFVYTAKVQVEEDRVQRMLEMAEKLKCLDLSETCFQLKKQMLESVLLELQNFSESQEAEGSSSSQVTIAPIARAGAVDRPLANGLADSSDPLMGRISNGILPDTPPRKSKEKPDKKKDVVKPPYPKIRRASGRLAGRKVFVEIPKKKYTRRLREQQKSAEDDVVDHWGPQEPSLEPAGTEMEPITKSEDGSTRTELEEVLQKAVPGEDEEAEERKSNFKCTVCEKAFLYEKSFLKHIRHHHGVVTEVVHRCDTCGQTFANRCNLKSHQRHVHSSERHFPCELCGKKFKRKKDVKRHVVQVHEGGSERHQCQQCGKGLSSKTALRLHERTHTGHRPYSCTECQARFSQPSALKTHMRIHTGEKPFVCDECGARFTQNHMLIYHKRCHTGERPFMCETCGKSFASKEYLKHHNRIHTGSKPFKCEICFRTFAQRNSLYQHIKVHTGERPYCCDQCGKQFTQLNALQRHHRIHTGEKPFMCNACGRTFTDKSTLRRHTSIHDKNTPWKSFLVIVDGSPKNDEGHKTEQPDEEYASSKLSDKLLSFAESGHFHSLATVQGRIPAMHENSSADTVRKSDASVVSQDTLLATAISELSELTPQADSMSPQLQSLTNTE